The DNA sequence GgaccaactcccaatagactgcgatctactcacagtataaaaaactggcagcgatctacccatTGTCGTTTGATGGATCAAAGTTgtcgagattttttttttaggaagcaaatgaatgaatggaactgaatatatgaatgaatgaaactgaatCAGCATTGCGATATAGACAGAACATAATCAAAAgtcgattatataaaacacacagtTGAGGGTCCTGAATCCGCAGTCAATTAGTGGACCTTAATCTGATGGTCCACTTTTTTTTGCTAGGAagcaaaagttgctgagctttttttggaaaggCAAAGTTGTTCAACTTTTCTTAGGAAGCCagagtggttgagctttttttaattctttattttggggggaaggagaTCCCCGAGGGaccagagatctaccaggaacaccccgtgatctaccagtagatagcgatctacctgttggatgtgcctggttTACACCAAGCAGCCAAGGAAGGCCTGGCTGAGGAGCTTGTTGAGCCGGTCCCACCTCTCATTGAGCAACCCAAGGCATGTGTGTAGGAGGGAGAAGGCCCCAGAAATGCTCCTTGAGAGTGCCTGAGCTGCTCAGTGCAGTCAGCTGCCTGCCTGGTGCTTGGAGGCCTCTTGCACCCTTCCTGCCATGCCCAAGGGTCGGAAAAGCATATTCTCTGGGGCAGCCATGGAGGCTGTGAAGACTAAGGTGCAGCGCTATGCAAAGCAGTGGTGCCTGTGGATCCTAGCTATATTGTACCGGTACTGGCCTGCCTTCTTGACGCCCCCTTTCCGTTACAGGCTGGTGCTTGGGATGCTCTACCCTGCCTATGCTTCCTACAAGGCTGTGAAAACGAAAAATATCCGGGAATAtgtaagtggtggtgggggggagaagaatgAAGTAACCCCCAGATTCTGGGtacagtacagtggaccctccagatacgaatttaattcgttccgggggtccgtacttaacctgaaaagtCTGTAACTGGAGGCGCCGCTTTTGCGCGCAGAGCGCTTCTGTGTATGCGTGTGGCATGCaaagcgcttctgcgcatgagcgcatggtgaaacccagaagtatacacttacaggtttgccacgttcgcaacccaaaagTTATGTATCCAGAGCGGTACGTAACTCGAGGGTCCACTGTAGTTGAGTCAAGCTGTGGGTTGATGCCATCTCAGGACTGTGAGTGTTCACGAGTGGCTTCAAGAGTGGGCAGATTCTTCTGTAGCCACAGTGCCCAGGGCTACtgtagaaataaaacaaattgaTTTCCCACAGTGCCTTTCCAGAGCTGGGGGCATTCGTGCTCTGCTGTGGCATTGAGTACCATGCACTTTTTGTGGGGCTGCCGTGGGGGATACATTTGGACATTTGGGGACTACAAGTGGCACTGAATGGCTTCCCTTTGGGTTACTTCTCCCACATGATGCTCCTCCTCGGGGTCCTGCTGTCTGTCCCTCTTCTTGCCTGAGATGCGGTGGGTGACTGGGGCAGGGCCTTCTAGAACtggtggacatccaatgaagctgtatgttgaaagattcaggacagacaaaaggaaggacttcttaaTGCAAGCACAAagttagactatggaactccttcccacaggagccaatgatggccaccaacctagatgtctTCAAaactggattagacaaattcatggagaagtgggctattaatggctactagccatgatggctacgctctgcctctgcagttggaggccacagtgcttctgaataccagtttctggaaactgcaggggaggggaaagggctcttgcaCTCGAATCCTGGTTGGGAGTTTTCCACTGggacatctggtcagccactggactagatgggccattggcctgatccagcaggctcctatGTTCTTCTCAGCCCGGGGACTAGGATTGTGGCTCTTCATTTCCAGGCTGTGTTGCAAATTTAAAGACACTTGCGGCTTGGAGGACACACTTGGCATGATGATTAATAAACCAAAGTTAGATGGGGGACAGTCATATTGTGACTGGTGTCTCTTTACCTTTGTTGACGTACTGTTGTCTCCATGGTGCAATTCCACATCAAGAGCTGAAGATTTGTGTGCCACCTGAGACCAGTTTCTCCTTAGcagggctgggtttccccaggcatttgCATCTCATTGACTAGGAGGGACCTAACGCTTCCTTGTGACTTGGCAGGTCCGTTGGATGATGTACTGGATTGTGTTTGCCCTCTTCATGGTCACAGAGGCCCTCTCAGATATTTTCATTTCCTGGTGAGTTGctgttttccctctccctctctccccacccccttgtttcAGTGAACTATAAAGAAGATCCCAAAGCCTACCCACTCCCTGGTCTCACTACTGTGTTTTCTGCTGAACAGGTTCCCCTTCTACTATGAGATCAAAATGGGATTTGTCATGTGGCTGTTGTCTCCATATACAAggggggctggctggctgtaCCGCAAATTTGTACATCCCACATTATCCCACAAAGAAAAGGTGAGAGTAATCCTGGAACAGACCATCCGCttcagggaaggggggaggcatTTAGGGGTCTGGCACTCCTTCAGTTTTCCATCCAGTTCTGGATGAGCAAAGgatttctggaagcttctgtgtgGGAGTTACTACATGCATGGAGGTTCTGGTCACCAAAAGTTCCAGCCTTCATTGTGCTTTGCCTATTGCTTATTTAGCTCTGCCAGAGGCATGTGCATTTCAtaaatcttcctcttcctctttaccTGCAGGAAATTGATCTGCTCATCCTTCAGGCCCAGGAGCGTGGCTACGAGACACTCCTGAGCTTTGGGAAGAAGAGCCTCAATGTTgcagccacagctgctgcccaAGCTGCAGCAAAAGTAACCATGTTTTATCTGCATATTGGCTAGGAAGGGGATGGGGTGGCGGGCTAGCTTGGGCAACAAGCAGCAGCCCTGTAGGCTTTGGGGAAGGAAGAGATGTGCTGCTGTCACGTTCCTAGGTGGTGTAATGTAGTAGCCTTGTCTGTTGCACTGAAGCCCCCTGTGGCCTTGCCAGTTCCCAGCCCAGCATTGCCAGGCCATGGAGGGTGGTTGAAGCATGCTAAGCAACCTCTCACCCCAGCTGACTGAGATGTAACCAGCCAGAATCTGGGTAGGTCTCTGGACTCAGTTGCCTTTCCCAGTTGACCAGATGCTGCTTGCAATAAGCTTTGCCACCTGTGGGAAGGAGCTGGTAGGGTGACCTCATTTTAATAATCCACATCTGTGCATGAACGTAGAACAaaattgggcttactcccagcttGGGCTGGTTCTTTCTCTGGATGCCTCTGAAACAGACCTCTGCATGTGGAGGTGGTAATGTTTAGAAATATCCCTGTGTGACTGCACCTCTGGATTGCCTCACATTCTGCACACACTTTAAGAAGGTCCTACCAAAGGGGATTTGTGGGAATTCTGCTTTTGGAAGTCATTTATCAGTTGTGTCCCCCTCCCTTGGCACAGGACACCCCTCTTTGTCTCATTCctccttatttattaaatttatttcataaaatgtatatattgcttaatttcataaaacctcaaagcggtttacaaaaagaataaaacagtaaaagcaattaaaacattcaaaaattaaaaccagcaataaactagAAACACATCAGCATTCTAAATATCAGGGTTAGTTTGTCTCATGTGACATCAGTAACAGTGGCAGTTCTCTCTGCTCAGTCCTCTCCTCTGCCAGCGCTGTTTAACCCTATGTATTCCTTTCATCTCCCCCAAACACAATTGGAGCAAGGAGCAGTGTCCGTATCATGCTGGTTTCTTctccatagtgtgtgtgtgtggggggggggattacctcCAGGAAATATTTTTGGAAGCAAAGCTTTGTCTTTGGGGAATGAGCTGCCCTTGAAGGTGGACTTTTGTTTGCATCCAGCTCTCTGCTTCATTCCTCCCTTTGTCTCCCCTTGTTCAGAGTCAAGGGGCCCTGGCCGGGCATTTGCGTAGCTTCAGCATGCAGGACCTGCGTTCCATCCCAGACACGGCTCCTGTGCATTACTCTGATCCCCTGTACCTGGAGGAACAGGAGCTCCGCCGGAGGCCAATAGGTGAGCAAGCCCAGAAAATGCCTGGAACTGCTGGCATCCGCAATGATCAAGGAGGTGGAGGAGCAACTCCCCTCTAAGGAAAACTTGCCATGTTTGTGAGTTTttattttagagaaaaggtgagcaagaaGTGACATGGAAGAGGCGTTCATATAATTATGCATGGCAGGGAGGGAGTGGACAGAGAGCTTTCCACTGTTTCTGTCTCATGAACAACACATGGGAAGGGTGtttgaccattggctgtgttgaCTGGGGCAGATGACAATCCAACAATAGCTGGTGTGTCAGTttgctcctttccctccctctgcatCATCAGCAATTgcaagggggaaagaagagaCCCCCCCCTGACTTCCTGGGCTCCTGTTGCAGCTGTATCTACATGGTGTTAAAACAGACATGAGAAAAACTCCAGCCTTCCTTGCCTGCCACTCTTGGTTGTTTCGTAGGACACAGGGCATCTCCTCAACAGCTGGGCTCTGACAGCAATGAAGAGGACTGCTGGTCAGACTCTGAGCTCTCTGCTGGCGTAAGGGCCCACAGCAAGAAGCCATTGCTTTCCAAGCCATTGGCCAGGTCCCAGAGCCTCCGCATGGTGAAGAAGAAGTCGCCTACCAAAGAGGTGAGACCCTTGGGTGGTGGGCACAGCCTGGGAAGTGCCCTGGCTTGTGCTGGCAAAGGGAGAGGGTGCAACCCTGGCCCCCGCCCTTTCCTCCGGAACTTCAGCTTTTGTATCCGAGGCTGGGGTCTGCATGCCAGAACACTCACACTTTATCCTCCTCTGCAGGGCTCGGCTCGGGTCCCGCGAAGTCGCCCCAGGAAGAAGGTGGCCGATCCGATCTGTTAGGCTTGTCCGCAGGGAAGCCTTGGTTGCAAATGCTGGCACTAGGCACTTGGGACAGCAATGACTGCGGTGCTTCACAGCTTGGTTGTGGAGGGAGATGGGTTTGAAACATACCACGTCCTGGCAATGAGAAGCCTTGTGTATGTACCCTACAGCTACCACCCACACTGCAAGCCGTCTCTCagggcaccctcccctcctggtCTCAAAGTGGTGCCTTGATTTTGACTGGTGGCCACCTTCCTCTGTACTTGTTGCCTGCCAAATAACCTGCCCACATGATGTGCCTACAGGAAGGGGAGgtatctctctctttcccttttgctACACATGCCTTTTTTGACACAAGAATACTGTGCCATAAGCAGACTTGCCTTTTTAAATGCCGGGGTAGAAGAGCTGTTTGTTGGGGGAGTATTGGACTCAAGAATCTGGGTACCGTATTTCTTGTCTGGACGCTTGGCTGCTTTGAAGATGGGTGCCCCAAAGTGAGCTTAGTGCACTTCTACAGCACTCGCACTTCTGACTGGGGTGCAGTGGTCAGATACCAAAGAAGGAAGCAGCCTCTCTCATGATGGCACTTCTCCCACTTTCCTTGTAGCTGCTTACATCTCAGG is a window from the Lacerta agilis isolate rLacAgi1 chromosome 8, rLacAgi1.pri, whole genome shotgun sequence genome containing:
- the REEP4 gene encoding receptor expression-enhancing protein 4 isoform X1; the protein is MEAVKTKVQRYAKQWCLWILAILYRYWPAFLTPPFRYRLVLGMLYPAYASYKAVKTKNIREYVRWMMYWIVFALFMVTEALSDIFISWFPFYYEIKMGFVMWLLSPYTRGAGWLYRKFVHPTLSHKEKEIDLLILQAQERGYETLLSFGKKSLNVAATAAAQAAAKSQGALAGHLRSFSMQDLRSIPDTAPVHYSDPLYLEEQELRRRPIGHRASPQQLGSDSNEEDCWSDSELSAGVRAHSKKPLLSKPLARSQSLRMVKKKSPTKEGSARVPRSRPRKKVADPIC
- the REEP4 gene encoding receptor expression-enhancing protein 4 isoform X2 encodes the protein MISWILYRVVVLVLGMLYPAYASYKAVKTKNIREYVRWMMYWIVFALFMVTEALSDIFISWFPFYYEIKMGFVMWLLSPYTRGAGWLYRKFVHPTLSHKEKEIDLLILQAQERGYETLLSFGKKSLNVAATAAAQAAAKSQGALAGHLRSFSMQDLRSIPDTAPVHYSDPLYLEEQELRRRPIGHRASPQQLGSDSNEEDCWSDSELSAGVRAHSKKPLLSKPLARSQSLRMVKKKSPTKEGSARVPRSRPRKKVADPIC